One Longimicrobium sp. DNA segment encodes these proteins:
- a CDS encoding ATP-binding protein: MNDPGTVHIEPAERRLELLEARVRMLPADARAEADALLAELRATVDGLRQLAGSPHALLEEQAARRHAEAARQREAFLAQAGEILAGSLDYETTLASVARLCVPRVADSCIVYLTGEGGEVQRLGAAHADPRKEELLRAVLASRPFDPHAVSAPVARALRTGEAELLPEIDDAGPEGEVAPRSLLVVPLRIRERILGALSLGWDEPGRYTPDALWLARKLADRAALAVENARLHREAQRASEVKSEFLAAMSHEFRTPLTAIVAYAELLVSGIPEPIAEVPRGHAVRIVDAARHLTHLVEQVLNLSRIEAERDQLRAAPTDLAELARDTAALIEPLARQKGLELAVEVPRDGPTVVTDPDKLRQVLFNLLGNSVKFTTEGRVRLALRTGDGTATFEVRDTGRGMTPGEMERIWEPFWQADVPGTRRAGGTGLGLGITRRLVAILGGEIRARSEPGRGSVFEVELRTERGES; encoded by the coding sequence ATGAACGATCCCGGCACCGTCCACATCGAGCCCGCGGAGCGGCGGCTGGAGCTTCTGGAGGCACGCGTCCGGATGCTCCCCGCGGATGCGCGCGCCGAGGCGGATGCGCTGCTGGCGGAGCTGCGCGCGACGGTCGACGGGCTGCGCCAACTGGCCGGGAGCCCGCACGCGCTGCTGGAGGAGCAGGCGGCGCGCAGGCACGCGGAGGCGGCGCGGCAGCGGGAAGCGTTCCTGGCCCAGGCGGGGGAGATCCTGGCGGGGTCGCTGGACTACGAGACCACCCTCGCCAGCGTCGCCCGGCTCTGCGTGCCGCGCGTGGCGGACTCGTGCATCGTCTACCTCACCGGCGAAGGCGGCGAGGTGCAGCGGCTGGGCGCCGCGCACGCAGACCCGCGCAAGGAAGAGCTCCTCCGCGCCGTGCTGGCGAGCCGTCCCTTCGACCCGCACGCGGTCAGCGCCCCCGTGGCGCGGGCGCTGCGCACCGGCGAGGCCGAGCTCCTCCCCGAGATCGACGACGCCGGGCCGGAAGGGGAGGTGGCGCCGCGCTCGCTGCTGGTGGTGCCGCTGCGCATCCGCGAGCGCATCCTGGGGGCGCTCAGCCTGGGATGGGACGAGCCGGGGAGGTACACGCCCGACGCCCTCTGGCTCGCCCGCAAGCTGGCGGACCGCGCCGCGCTCGCCGTGGAGAACGCGCGCCTCCACCGCGAGGCGCAGCGTGCCAGCGAGGTGAAGTCCGAGTTCCTGGCGGCGATGTCGCACGAGTTCCGCACCCCGCTCACCGCCATCGTGGCCTACGCGGAGCTGCTCGTGAGCGGGATACCGGAGCCCATCGCGGAAGTGCCGCGCGGGCACGCGGTGCGCATCGTGGACGCCGCGCGGCACCTCACGCACCTGGTGGAGCAGGTCCTCAACCTTTCGCGCATCGAGGCGGAGCGCGACCAGCTCCGCGCCGCGCCCACCGACCTGGCGGAGCTCGCGCGCGACACCGCGGCGCTCATCGAGCCGCTGGCCAGGCAGAAGGGGCTGGAGCTCGCGGTGGAGGTGCCGCGGGATGGGCCAACGGTGGTCACCGACCCCGACAAACTGCGCCAGGTGCTCTTCAACCTGCTGGGCAACTCGGTCAAGTTCACCACCGAGGGGAGGGTTCGGCTGGCGCTGCGCACCGGCGACGGCACCGCCACCTTTGAGGTGCGCGACACCGGCCGCGGGATGACGCCGGGGGAGATGGAGAGGATCTGGGAGCCGTTCTGGCAGGCGGACGTCCCCGGCACTCGGCGCGCGGGGGGCACGGGGCTGGGGCTGGGGATCACCCGCCGGCTGGTGGCGATCCTGGGCGGCGAGATCCGCGCCCGCAGCGAGCCGGGGCGGGGAAGCGTGTTCGAGGTGGAGCTGAGGACGGAACGCGGCGAGAGCTGA